The segment CCGGCGCCGCCAAATGATTTTTGATCGCTCACACTCAGATATCTTTCCAACGTATCCAATGCTCCGGCCAAATCGTCGGTCCGATAAAAGAACTCATAGGCCAGGCATAAAATATTGGTATCCGGAGTTTGGGAAACAAGGCCGACAAATTTCTGCCTCGCCCGTTCCAACAGGCCGTCTTCCGCGAGACGTGCCGCGTCTTCCGCTTCCTGCAGCAGTAGTGACAGAGCGCTCAAGCGCGCTGCTTCCGCCGCGTTTCCCGACCCTTCCGCCGAAGAGGCCTGAAGAGACGCGTCCTCCCGTGCTTTGCCGACCGCCTCTATGATGTTTTTCGGTAAGGCAACCACATCGCGTGCTTCAAAAGAAACGGCAGTATTTCTCGTACTCGATGTCTTCATCAAAGGTCCCCCTGACGATGATATTGATTCGGCCCATTCTCGTCGGCCAACCAGCCCTGTTCCTACCCTTCTTCATTCGCCTCAGATCACAACTTTCTCAACCTCTATAGAAAACCAGATAAAGGGATGGTGCACAATCAGGGGCGGCCTGTTTTCTCCATGGGGTTCCACCATAAGGCGGCCATCGGGGGTTCCCCTATAGCCCCTTGTGTAAAGGGTGGGAATGTATTAAACCAATGGACGGACAGATTATGCTTCAGACAGACAGGGGGAAAGAACCTATGGCGTTTTCCATGAGGGGGAGTACGGGGCTCGAAGGGCTCGATCAGGTGATAGACGGACTCAGGATCGGCGATAATGTGGTCTGGCAGGTGGACCGGGTCGAAGATTACGCCGATTTTGTGGCGCCCTTCGTGCAGCACGCAACGGGAGAAGGGAAGAGGGTCGTGTACATAAGGTTCGCACGCCACGACCCGCTCATTCCGGATGACGGCACTGCGGCCGTGTACACGCTCGACGCGACCGGAGGCTTCGAATCCTTTTCAGCGGAAGTGAATGCCATTGCAACCCGTGAAGGGCAAGACGTATTTTATGTGTTTGATTTCCTCTCCGACCTGCTTTCCGCGTGGGCAACGGACCTCATGATAGGCAATTTCTTCATGGTCACATGCCCCTATCTTTTCCAGCAGAACACCATCGCCTACTTCGGCCTTCTCAGGAGCAGCCATTCCTTCAAGACCGTGGCCAGGATCCGGGAAACCACCCAAGTGCTTCTCGATCTGTACAGTACGGGCGGCGCCGTGTACGTCCACCCGTTGAAAGTCCGGGGAAGGCACTCGGCTACCATGTTTCTGCCCCACAAACGGGAGGGGGATCGATTCGTGCCCGTCACATCGAGCGGGGATGCCACGAGGCTCCTTACCTACATATCAGGGCGCGAACGGGAGCAGGCAAAAAGAAACCTGGATTACTGGGACCGGCTCTTTCTCGACGTGGAAGACCTCCTCGCGAGAGACGGGCAGGAGAGGGAGAAGGAGGAGATGCTCGACCGCCTCTGCCGGATCATGGTGGGACGGGATACGCGGATACTCGACCTGGCGAAGCGGAACTTCACCCTTGAGGACCTTCTCCACATCAAGGCGAGGCTCCTCGGTACCGGCTACCTCGGAGGGAAATCGGTGGGCATGCTGATCGCCAGGAAGATACTTACACGGGCCATGGGGGATGACGGGTGGGCGCACCTGGAGCCCCATGACTCCTTTTATGTGGGGTCGGACTTGTTTTACACATACCTCATCGAAAACGGCTGGTGGCAGCTCCACACCCGCCAGAAGACGAAGGAAGGCTATTTCGAGGTTGCGGGGACCTTAAGAACCCTGATGAGAGAAGGGTCGTTCCCCGAGGAGATCGAGGAGCAGTTCTGGCAGCTTATCGAATATTTCGGCCAGTCCCCTATCATCGTGAGGTCGAGCAGCCTTCTTGAAGACGCCTTCGGAAATGCCTTTGCGGGCAAGTACGAAAGTGTCTTCTGCGTAAATCAGGGGACCCCGGAAGAGCGCTACAGGGCCTTCAGAGATGCGGTGCGGCGGGTTTTTGCAAGCACCATGAACGAAGACGCCCTGGCCTACCGCGTGCAAAGGGCCCTGGACCAGCAGGACGAGCAGATGGCCCTTCTCGTGCAGAGGGTGTCCGGCTCCCACAGAAAAAGCTATTTCTTCCCCGATCTCGCCGGCGTGGGCCTTTCCCGCAATACCTTCGTGTGGAAAGAGGGCATGGACCCTGAGGCCGGGATGGTCCGGCTCGTTCTGGGCCTCGGCACCCGCGCCGTAAACCGCGTGGAGAACGACTATCCGAGAGTCGTGGCACTCGACGCCCCCCTCGACAGGCCCCTTGCGGGCCTCGGTGACATACGGAGGTACTCCCAGCACTATGTCGACCTCCTCAACATAGGGACGAACAGCCTCGAAACCGTTTCTCTGGGCGAGATGGTCAAGGCGGAGGCCGGCATCTCCCTCGACCTCTTCGCCGTGCGCGATACGGAGGCGGCGGAGTACCTCAAGGAGCGGGGACTCAAAGAGGGTGCTCCCTGGATCCTCACTTTCGAGGCCCTTCTTTCCGAGACGTCTTTCCCTTCGGTGATGCAGGGCATTCTCAAGAGGCTCGAAGCAGCCTACGGCTATCCCGTGGACGTGGAGTTTACCGTAAACTTCGGCGGGCAGGAGACGGAAGATTTTCAGATCAACGTGGTGCAGTGCAGACCGCTTCAGACATGGGGCGAGGGAAGGAAAGTCGAAATAGAGACGGATATCCCGGATGACAGGATTCTCTTCGCTTCCCAGGGCAATTTCATGGGGAGCAGCATCGTTCAGCCTATTCGGCTCATAATCTATGTGGAACCGGAAGGATACCACAAGCTCTCGAATTCCGAAAGATATGAGATCGCACGCATCATCGGAAGGCTGAACAGGCAGATAGGAGCCGGGAGAGATTCACTTCCCACCCTTCTCATGGGTCCGGGAAGGTGGGGTACTACCACGCCTTCCCTGGGGATCCCCGTGGGATTCTCGGAGATCAACAATGTTTCAGTTCTTGTGGAGATAGAACACGAGACGGGCAGTCTCACCCCGGAGCTTTCCTTCGGCACCCATTTCTTTCAGGACCTCGTGGAGACCTCCATCTTCTATGCCGCCATATTTCCGCGCAGGAAAAACGCCGTCTTCAACCCGGATTGGATGGCTCCCCTGGAAAACAGGCTTGCTTCCCTGGCCCCCGGCAGCGAGCGCTACGAGGCAATACTGAAAGTCTATGAGGTGAGTGAAGGGGGGCTCAGCCTGATGGCTGATATCATTTCTCAGAAGCTGCTTTGCTTCAACCCTTCGAAGACGGACCAGCAATCGGGGCGAACCGTTTCCGCGAGGGTGTGAAGGCTTTTCAGGAGCCCCATCTCCCCGAACCCGGAGAGGCGTCTCGCGGGATTCTCTATGGGGTCCATCTCCTCGTAATCGCAAAGGGTCGCCATGGCGCGGGTCTCTTCTGCGAATCCGGCTTCTATGACGGCCGCCGCAGGGTTCAACCCTCCGAGAACGACCATTCCTACCCTGTCCGGAGATACGGGTATCCCGAGAAGAGGCCGGCCCGGCGTGCCGAAAATGGTCCTGCCGTGAAAACCGATCTTCTCCATCTCCCTGACCACCTTTTTCGCCCTCTCCAGCCCGACTTCGGGAATCTCCCTGAAGCTTCCCAGGACTCTGCCCATGCCGGACCTGAGAGCGCCAAGAACATCGGTCATTCCGCTTTTCATGAATATTTGGAGAGGGGCGACCGACGACCCTTGATAGCTGATGACGGAAAGGAAGCCTGCCGGAGAATTCTCCACTATTTCCACTATGCCGCCAAACCGTGACGTGACCGCGACCCCTGCCTTGAGAAGTATGCCGTTCAGGGTGATGCTGCACACTGTTCCTATGGCGACCCTCTGCTCGGGTACCACGAGAGAACCGATCGTCTCACCCGGGCCCCGGATCACTATCCGGTTGCTCACCCC is part of the Syntrophorhabdaceae bacterium genome and harbors:
- a CDS encoding PEP/pyruvate-binding domain-containing protein produces the protein MAFSMRGSTGLEGLDQVIDGLRIGDNVVWQVDRVEDYADFVAPFVQHATGEGKRVVYIRFARHDPLIPDDGTAAVYTLDATGGFESFSAEVNAIATREGQDVFYVFDFLSDLLSAWATDLMIGNFFMVTCPYLFQQNTIAYFGLLRSSHSFKTVARIRETTQVLLDLYSTGGAVYVHPLKVRGRHSATMFLPHKREGDRFVPVTSSGDATRLLTYISGREREQAKRNLDYWDRLFLDVEDLLARDGQEREKEEMLDRLCRIMVGRDTRILDLAKRNFTLEDLLHIKARLLGTGYLGGKSVGMLIARKILTRAMGDDGWAHLEPHDSFYVGSDLFYTYLIENGWWQLHTRQKTKEGYFEVAGTLRTLMREGSFPEEIEEQFWQLIEYFGQSPIIVRSSSLLEDAFGNAFAGKYESVFCVNQGTPEERYRAFRDAVRRVFASTMNEDALAYRVQRALDQQDEQMALLVQRVSGSHRKSYFFPDLAGVGLSRNTFVWKEGMDPEAGMVRLVLGLGTRAVNRVENDYPRVVALDAPLDRPLAGLGDIRRYSQHYVDLLNIGTNSLETVSLGEMVKAEAGISLDLFAVRDTEAAEYLKERGLKEGAPWILTFEALLSETSFPSVMQGILKRLEAAYGYPVDVEFTVNFGGQETEDFQINVVQCRPLQTWGEGRKVEIETDIPDDRILFASQGNFMGSSIVQPIRLIIYVEPEGYHKLSNSERYEIARIIGRLNRQIGAGRDSLPTLLMGPGRWGTTTPSLGIPVGFSEINNVSVLVEIEHETGSLTPELSFGTHFFQDLVETSIFYAAIFPRRKNAVFNPDWMAPLENRLASLAPGSERYEAILKVYEVSEGGLSLMADIISQKLLCFNPSKTDQQSGRTVSARV
- a CDS encoding NrpR regulatory domain-containing protein; amino-acid sequence: MHKKMFAILNLLNDGQKRMDSGEMAGKLGHLGIAMSDRRVRHYLKILDEAGFTEGNGRTGRTITARGKEELGRIFPFPGVGSLANSIDNLSFLTNVDPGTGKGKAILNVTLVPETKSGEVLELLDGLLNSAYGVSNRIVIRGPGETIGSLVVPEQRVAIGTVCSITLNGILLKAGVAVTSRFGGIVEIVENSPAGFLSVISYQGSSVAPLQIFMKSGMTDVLGALRSGMGRVLGSFREIPEVGLERAKKVVREMEKIGFHGRTIFGTPGRPLLGIPVSPDRVGMVVLGGLNPAAAVIEAGFAEETRAMATLCDYEEMDPIENPARRLSGFGEMGLLKSLHTLAETVRPDCWSVFEGLKQSSF